In Candidatus Thermoplasmatota archaeon, the genomic window ATGCCCTGCATCCCCTCGAATTGAGACTCCATGTAGAGTTCCGCGACGTTCCTCTCGCCTATGATGTCCCAGATCATCATGTCCACCCTCATGCGCCTGTTCTTTGAGAGTGGAAGGAAGACCTCCTTCTTCGACACCTTTGCCCCTATCGTTCTCACGTATTCGTCGTCGAACTGGTCCAGGACGAACCTTCGGACGAGGCTCGTCTTGCCCACCTGGCGATCTCACGCGAGCCCGACTTTGAGTTTCGCTACGCTTTCCCCGGCTTCCTTCTTCTTTGCTGAGGCTTCCGAGACTATCCTCATCTCGTAGTCCACGCCAGCCACCTTCAGGAGGTAGCTCATCTTGGCGATGGCACTGTGAACGGTCCTTATCATTTCCCTGTTTCCAGAGGAGAAGGCGTTCTTTGGTGCGGTCAGAGTGAGTCTGCCCGATTCACAGAACCAACCCTCGGATTCCAGAACATCCGCAAGGAGCTTGAGTCTGGAATCCTCTCCCTTGATCAGGACCTCGAAGACGATTCTTCCCTTCCTGCTCGTATCTCTGAGATTATGATGCTTTGAGACTCCATCAAGGAGGACTCTTTTGCCTTTATACCGCGACGCGTTCAACTTATGCTCTCCCCCTCAGAAGCAGTTCCTGTCTGCCTTCGAATCGATTGCCTACTATTCTCCTTGCCAGATCAACGAAGGCTCTCTCGACATTCGAACCACTCTTGGCGCTGGTGAGGAGGGATTGCGCTCCGAAGCCCTTGCTGAACTTCGTTACGTCCGATCTCGTCATCGCCTTCTCGTCCTCGAGGTCCAGCTTGTTCGCGAGAATGTGAACCGGAACCTTTCCAGCCACATGATACGCTCCGTGAATCCATCCTTCCAGACCCTTGAGGCTGTTCTCATCCGTGAGGTCACAGACCGCCAGTATGCCCTGGGCTCCGACCAAGTAGGGACCCCTGCAGAGACTGACCATGCTCCTCGAGCCCATGACGTCCCATATGGACATGTCAACCAGGAGCGGCGTTCCATCCGAAAGGGAAAGAGGAATCTCCTTCTT contains:
- a CDS encoding GTP-binding protein, whose protein sequence is MVSKEPRKVYVEISLLTEDPCSQSTREALEGDGWLLSDNKMLLPLPVKDIVRKKHEDMVPIRKILNRAKHLLEISGIQYEIDLVTPPHIRHRGSNSSRVKVKVILVGNAVVGKTSLVRRFVLDQFDDRYVGTVGAKVTKKEIPLSLSDGTPLLVDMSIWDVMGSRSMVSLCRGPYLVGAQGILAVCDLTDENSLKGLEGWIHGAYHVAGKVPVHILANKLDLEDEKAMTRSDVTKFSKGFGAQSLLTSAKSGSNVERAFVDLARRIVGNRFEGRQELLLRGRA